Proteins encoded together in one Prochlorococcus marinus str. MIT 9211 window:
- the speA gene encoding biosynthetic arginine decarboxylase encodes MSKSKPLTKKNDWSVEDSTVLYRLDKWGKDYFSINESGNIKVSPTGPEGDSLDLMVLVKELNSRNLKSPLLLRFDDILEDRIKKLHGAFKNAISHYEYEGEYKGVFPIKCNQQRHVVEEIVTCSREWHFGLEAGSKAELLIALSLLDDPEALLICNGYKDKRYIETSILARQLGRKPIVVIEQLDEVDRIINATKKIGSAPFIGIRAKLSSQSSGRWSNSIGEKSKFGLSIPEISQAVQQLKDAGLLKELILLHFHIGSQINDIAVLKNALQEASHIYIELKRLGAPMGHLDVGGGLGIDYDGSRTATQASTNYSLQNYANDVVATIQECCKENQVQVPTLVSENGRAVSSHFSILVFNVLGTSSIPSDTRATTEHECLSVQNLRQTLRSLSEEPHNIGVDISRLQEAWNDALKFKEDALAAFRLGYIGLEERAKAEQLTWACAKALAVKLPKDTLIPEELNALNAALAETYYANISIFRSAPDTWAIGQLFPIMPIHRLNEKPTQLGHFADLTCDSDGKLSKFIDNGQAKSLIELHRLNSNEDYLIGMFLGGAYQEVMGNLHNLFGSTNSIHIRMAKNGGYKLDHVIRGDTKAEVLNAMEHDSEQLLERLRIASESAIQQGKLKINDAQRLIEHVETSLRQSTYLQE; translated from the coding sequence TTGTCCAAATCCAAGCCCCTCACTAAGAAAAATGACTGGTCTGTTGAAGACAGTACTGTTTTATATCGACTGGATAAATGGGGGAAAGATTATTTCTCAATTAATGAATCTGGAAATATAAAAGTCAGTCCGACGGGGCCTGAAGGTGATTCATTAGATTTAATGGTATTAGTTAAAGAACTGAATAGTCGCAATCTAAAGTCACCTCTTTTACTTCGTTTCGATGACATTCTTGAAGACAGAATCAAAAAATTACATGGTGCTTTTAAAAATGCAATTTCACATTATGAGTATGAAGGAGAATATAAAGGTGTCTTTCCAATCAAATGCAACCAGCAGCGACATGTTGTCGAAGAAATAGTTACATGTAGCCGAGAATGGCATTTCGGCCTCGAGGCTGGAAGCAAAGCAGAATTATTAATAGCACTTTCCTTATTAGATGACCCTGAAGCATTACTAATTTGCAATGGTTACAAAGATAAGCGTTATATAGAAACATCTATTTTAGCAAGACAATTAGGAAGGAAACCTATAGTAGTTATTGAACAATTAGATGAAGTTGATCGCATTATCAATGCTACTAAGAAAATTGGATCTGCACCCTTTATAGGTATAAGAGCAAAATTATCGAGTCAAAGTAGTGGTAGATGGAGCAACTCTATTGGAGAAAAATCTAAATTCGGCCTATCAATACCAGAAATATCTCAAGCAGTCCAACAATTAAAAGATGCGGGCCTGCTCAAAGAATTAATTCTTCTACATTTCCACATAGGGAGCCAAATTAATGACATAGCAGTTTTGAAGAATGCATTGCAAGAAGCCAGTCATATTTATATCGAATTAAAGCGCCTAGGAGCACCAATGGGTCATCTTGATGTGGGGGGTGGCTTAGGAATCGATTACGATGGTAGTCGTACGGCAACACAAGCCTCTACAAATTATTCACTTCAAAATTATGCAAACGATGTAGTAGCCACCATTCAAGAATGCTGTAAAGAGAACCAAGTCCAAGTACCAACCTTAGTGAGTGAAAATGGAAGAGCCGTTTCTAGTCATTTCTCAATATTAGTTTTTAATGTTTTAGGAACCAGCTCAATTCCTAGTGATACTCGAGCAACAACAGAACATGAGTGTCTCAGTGTTCAAAATCTACGTCAAACATTAAGATCTCTAAGTGAAGAGCCACACAATATTGGCGTTGATATCTCAAGGTTGCAAGAAGCATGGAACGACGCACTTAAATTTAAAGAAGATGCATTGGCTGCATTCCGTTTAGGGTACATAGGTCTGGAAGAACGAGCTAAGGCAGAGCAACTTACCTGGGCCTGTGCAAAAGCATTAGCGGTGAAACTGCCAAAAGACACTTTGATTCCTGAAGAACTAAATGCACTTAATGCAGCACTAGCTGAGACCTATTACGCCAATATATCTATTTTTCGTTCAGCACCTGATACATGGGCCATTGGCCAACTCTTCCCAATAATGCCCATACATCGACTAAATGAAAAGCCAACTCAACTAGGGCATTTTGCTGATTTAACTTGTGATTCAGATGGTAAATTATCGAAATTTATTGATAATGGACAAGCTAAATCTCTGATTGAGTTGCATAGGCTTAACTCTAATGAAGATTATTTGATAGGCATGTTTCTAGGAGGGGCATACCAAGAAGTGATGGGCAATCTCCATAATCTATTTGGAAGTACGAATTCGATACATATCCGCATGGCAAAAAATGGAGGGTACAAATTAGATCACGTTATTCGTGGGGATACAAAAGCAGAAGTACTTAATGCAATGGAACATGACTCCGAGCAATTATTAGAAAGACTGCGAATAGCGAGCGAATCAGCTATACAACAAGGAAAGTTAAAAATCAATGATGCTCAACGCTTAATAGAACATGTAGAAACCAGTCTTAGGCAAAGCACATATTTACAAGAATAA
- the ndk gene encoding nucleoside-diphosphate kinase, with amino-acid sequence MVAERTFLAIKPDGVQRGLVGEILSRFERKGFKLIALKQLIPSRALAEQHYGVHRERPFFKGLVDFITSGPVIAMIWEGEGVILGARKLIGSTKPLDADPGTIRGDLAIDIGRNVIHGSDGPETASFEIGLWFESSELSDWNPSDQLWRVE; translated from the coding sequence ATGGTTGCGGAAAGAACTTTCCTTGCAATTAAGCCTGATGGTGTGCAGAGAGGCTTAGTCGGTGAAATCCTTAGTCGTTTTGAGCGGAAAGGTTTTAAGTTAATTGCCCTAAAACAATTAATTCCTAGTAGAGCATTGGCTGAGCAGCACTATGGAGTTCATAGAGAGCGACCTTTCTTTAAAGGATTGGTTGACTTCATCACCAGTGGTCCTGTTATTGCAATGATATGGGAAGGCGAAGGCGTAATTTTGGGAGCAAGAAAACTAATTGGATCTACAAAGCCTCTTGATGCGGACCCTGGAACTATTCGAGGAGATTTGGCTATAGATATTGGAAGAAATGTGATTCATGGATCGGATGGTCCAGAAACTGCGAGTTTTGAAATAGGTTTATGGTTTGAATCTTCGGAACTTAGCGATTGGAACCCTTCAGATCAGTTGTGGAGAGTGGAGTAG
- a CDS encoding FAD-dependent oxidoreductase — protein sequence MATHTSERLLILGGGLIGLSIAHELASKGRKVEILSRRRSEAAGFVAAGMLAPHAEGLSNQMLELGRSSLLQIPEWVQKIETNSGMNCGLRMSGIVVPFCNLETREKYPTARFGQSLNRLSLEKEIPGIASQWETGLLFSEDGQIDNRRRLMRALEKACVELGVHFQEGVEVQSLIYKENVFQGVYVCNASGQVEEIFANEAVLCSGAWSNQLFKEVPIFPVKGQMFSIQGPKDALKRIMFGPGIYLVPREDGLIIVGATNEKEEGFNEGCTPYGQNELQKGVESLLPSAMSWPHMERWWGFRPCTPDLKPILGNSSLNGLWLATGHHRNGVLLAAITSDLIGKCLCDQPLSNSEKSLLQQFHYTRFTNSEITTPLSTTDLKGSNR from the coding sequence ATGGCGACACATACTTCAGAACGATTACTAATTCTTGGAGGTGGTCTCATAGGGCTCTCAATCGCTCATGAATTAGCAAGCAAAGGACGTAAGGTTGAAATCTTAAGCAGAAGAAGAAGCGAAGCTGCAGGTTTTGTCGCTGCGGGGATGTTGGCTCCACATGCAGAAGGGCTTAGTAATCAAATGCTTGAACTAGGTCGCTCAAGTCTCTTGCAAATACCTGAATGGGTCCAGAAAATTGAGACCAATAGCGGAATGAATTGTGGACTCAGAATGAGTGGAATAGTCGTACCTTTTTGTAATCTTGAAACCAGAGAGAAGTATCCAACGGCTCGTTTTGGTCAGTCTCTAAATAGACTTTCATTAGAAAAAGAAATACCTGGAATAGCCTCTCAATGGGAAACTGGATTACTGTTTAGTGAAGATGGGCAAATAGACAACCGGCGTCGTTTAATGAGAGCCCTTGAAAAAGCATGCGTGGAATTAGGGGTGCACTTTCAAGAAGGTGTAGAAGTCCAATCTTTAATTTATAAAGAAAATGTTTTTCAAGGCGTTTATGTATGTAATGCATCAGGTCAAGTGGAAGAAATTTTTGCAAACGAAGCCGTTCTTTGTAGTGGAGCTTGGAGCAATCAACTTTTTAAAGAAGTACCAATATTCCCAGTCAAAGGACAAATGTTTTCTATACAAGGTCCGAAAGATGCCCTTAAACGAATCATGTTTGGACCAGGAATTTATTTAGTCCCTCGCGAAGACGGCTTAATCATTGTTGGCGCAACAAACGAAAAAGAAGAAGGTTTTAATGAAGGTTGTACACCATATGGACAAAATGAATTACAAAAGGGAGTGGAGTCTCTTCTTCCTTCAGCAATGTCTTGGCCACATATGGAGCGCTGGTGGGGCTTTAGACCATGTACACCAGATTTAAAGCCAATTCTGGGAAATTCATCTCTAAATGGGCTCTGGCTAGCAACTGGACATCATCGCAATGGAGTACTTTTAGCAGCTATTACATCGGACTTAATTGGAAAATGCTTATGTGATCAACCATTATCAAATTCAGAAAAAAGTTTATTGCAACAATTTCATTACACGCGATTCACCAATAGTGAAATTACTACTCCACTCTCCACAACTGATCTGAAGGGTTCCAATCGCTAA
- the gatB gene encoding Asp-tRNA(Asn)/Glu-tRNA(Gln) amidotransferase subunit GatB: MSSSNTEWQAVIGLETHVQLGTDSKIFTSASTHFGDAPNTHIDPVVCGLPGTLPVLNKKVLEYAVKASMALNLNIARHSKFDRKQYFYPDLPKNYQISQFDEPIAEEGWIEVEVAEKGKDTYLKKIGIERLHMEEDAGKLVHSGSDRLAGSTHSLVDYNRAGVALAEIVSKPDLRTGREAAEYAAEIRRIVRYLGVSDGNMQEGSLRCDVNISVRRDENAPFGTKVEIKNMNSFSAIQKACEYEIERQICLYEEGGVVNQETRLWDESRQLTKSMRSKEGSSDYRYFPDPDLGPIEVSADLQRKWRLELPELPAAKRHRYADEMGLSAYDARVLTDELAMAVYFEAVVLEGADPKIASNWITGDIAAYVKANKKDFSTLPLRPSELAEMIQLISDAKISGKIAKEILPELLQTGCSPKEYVERNGLGMISDSVFITSMINELLVAHPAEVEAFRSGKTKLQGFFVGQLMKKTGGKIDPKLANTILLKQLQA, from the coding sequence ATGTCTAGCTCTAATACTGAGTGGCAAGCAGTGATTGGTTTGGAGACTCATGTTCAATTGGGAACAGATAGCAAAATATTTACTTCAGCGTCTACGCATTTTGGTGATGCCCCTAATACGCATATTGATCCAGTTGTTTGCGGGTTGCCTGGTACTTTGCCGGTTTTAAACAAGAAAGTCCTTGAGTATGCCGTTAAAGCTTCTATGGCATTAAATTTGAATATTGCTCGACATAGCAAATTTGATCGGAAGCAATATTTTTATCCTGACCTTCCTAAGAATTACCAGATCTCTCAATTTGATGAACCTATTGCGGAAGAGGGATGGATTGAAGTAGAAGTTGCTGAAAAAGGTAAAGACACTTATTTAAAAAAAATTGGTATAGAAAGATTACATATGGAGGAAGATGCAGGGAAATTGGTTCACTCTGGCAGTGACCGACTAGCTGGTTCTACCCATTCTTTGGTTGATTACAATCGCGCTGGAGTAGCTTTGGCAGAGATTGTTAGTAAACCAGATTTACGTACTGGGAGAGAAGCAGCTGAATATGCTGCGGAGATAAGACGAATAGTTAGATACCTCGGAGTTTCTGATGGGAATATGCAGGAAGGTTCTTTGCGATGTGATGTGAATATCTCTGTCCGAAGGGACGAAAATGCTCCATTTGGCACAAAAGTAGAAATTAAAAATATGAATTCATTCTCAGCAATTCAAAAGGCTTGTGAATATGAAATTGAGCGCCAGATTTGTTTATATGAAGAAGGTGGTGTTGTGAACCAGGAAACACGACTTTGGGATGAATCTAGGCAATTGACTAAAAGTATGCGATCTAAGGAAGGTAGTAGTGATTATCGTTATTTTCCTGATCCAGATTTAGGACCAATTGAGGTTAGTGCTGATCTTCAAAGGAAGTGGAGATTGGAATTACCAGAGTTGCCTGCCGCAAAACGTCATAGATATGCAGATGAGATGGGTTTGTCTGCATACGATGCAAGAGTACTAACCGATGAGTTAGCCATGGCAGTTTATTTTGAAGCAGTTGTTTTAGAAGGAGCAGACCCCAAAATTGCCTCTAATTGGATTACAGGTGATATAGCGGCTTATGTAAAAGCAAATAAGAAGGATTTTTCTACTCTTCCATTGCGCCCCTCTGAGTTAGCTGAAATGATTCAACTGATTTCTGATGCAAAGATTAGTGGGAAAATTGCTAAAGAGATTCTTCCAGAACTTCTTCAAACAGGTTGCTCCCCGAAAGAATATGTTGAGAGAAATGGCTTAGGAATGATTAGTGACTCTGTATTTATTACTTCAATGATTAATGAGTTGCTTGTAGCCCATCCAGCAGAGGTTGAAGCATTTAGATCGGGGAAAACAAAACTTCAGGGATTTTTTGTTGGTCAATTGATGAAGAAAACGGGTGGTAAGATTGATCCAAAGCTTGCCAATACAATCTTACTAAAGCAGTTACAAGCTTAG
- the coaE gene encoding dephospho-CoA kinase (Dephospho-CoA kinase (CoaE) performs the final step in coenzyme A biosynthesis.), with protein MQRWQGSQRRIGITGGIASGKSTVGSYLAINKGLPILDADLFARDALQPGTPAANAVLKRFKNRIISTNKDRQLIDRHKLGEIIFGDKNERRWIENLIHPIVRKRFSQELNLMQREPIVILIIPLLFEADLTSLCSEIWVISSTRETQMNRLLKRDGLSRNSAENRINAQWPLELKKRLGDTTIENNNELQKLYLEIDKLL; from the coding sequence TTGCAAAGATGGCAAGGATCTCAAAGACGTATTGGAATCACTGGCGGCATTGCTAGTGGAAAAAGTACAGTTGGAAGCTACTTAGCAATCAACAAAGGTTTGCCAATTCTGGATGCAGATTTATTTGCTAGAGATGCTCTTCAACCAGGTACTCCCGCGGCAAATGCTGTTCTAAAAAGATTTAAAAATAGAATTATCTCAACAAATAAGGATAGACAATTAATTGATAGGCACAAATTAGGGGAAATTATCTTTGGAGATAAAAATGAACGAAGGTGGATTGAAAATTTAATTCACCCAATTGTAAGGAAAAGATTCTCACAAGAACTAAATTTAATGCAACGTGAACCGATAGTAATACTAATTATTCCTTTATTATTTGAAGCTGATTTAACATCACTTTGTAGTGAAATATGGGTTATAAGTTCAACTAGAGAAACTCAAATGAATCGTTTATTAAAAAGAGATGGTCTTTCCAGAAATTCTGCTGAAAATAGAATTAACGCACAATGGCCATTAGAACTAAAAAAGAGACTAGGAGATACAACTATTGAGAATAATAATGAACTACAAAAATTATATTTAGAGATAGATAAATTACTTTAA
- the argJ gene encoding bifunctional glutamate N-acetyltransferase/amino-acid acetyltransferase ArgJ produces the protein MGSTESSLWSPAKGGIAAPSGFSASGISAGLKNSGNFDLALLLAPKGAVCAGTFTQSLVRAACVDLCRERLLINQGKARAVLINSGQANACTGTHGLLDALQASSSLSKELGFKTDEILVCSTGVIGQRIPMKNLLSGIPPLVANLNEQDGTNAANAILTTDLTSKQIALQAFLGDRCITIGGMAKGSGMIHPDMATMLGFITCDAGVPIQIWNEMVRQVVDDSFNAITVDGDTSTNDAFLAFSSGPRLQAQNFDFLKTGLKCVAEYLAKSIARDGEGSNCLIEVKVEGADTASSAKKIARTICSSSLVKTAVNGADPNWGRIAAAAGRAGVDFDPKKMSIWIGPYQLISHGVPLSFNRDKVSSYMSDMLKSLDNESSINIKVLIGDGPFKSLAWGCDLSEEYIKINSEYTT, from the coding sequence TTGGGTTCTACCGAATCATCTTTATGGTCTCCTGCCAAGGGGGGTATTGCTGCTCCTTCTGGGTTTAGTGCTTCTGGGATTTCAGCAGGTTTAAAAAATTCTGGTAATTTTGACCTTGCTTTACTTCTTGCACCTAAAGGTGCTGTATGTGCAGGGACATTTACTCAATCGTTAGTAAGAGCCGCTTGTGTTGACCTTTGTCGAGAGAGATTACTTATCAATCAGGGGAAAGCTAGGGCAGTATTAATTAATTCAGGTCAAGCTAATGCTTGTACTGGTACTCATGGTTTACTTGATGCTTTACAAGCTTCTAGCAGTCTTTCTAAAGAATTAGGCTTCAAGACAGATGAAATATTGGTTTGCTCTACAGGAGTGATAGGGCAAAGAATACCAATGAAGAACTTGCTTTCAGGAATACCTCCTCTTGTTGCAAATTTGAATGAGCAAGATGGCACTAATGCTGCAAATGCAATTTTGACTACTGATTTAACTAGTAAGCAAATTGCCCTTCAGGCATTTTTAGGAGATAGGTGCATCACGATTGGGGGCATGGCAAAAGGCTCTGGGATGATTCATCCAGACATGGCAACTATGCTTGGTTTTATTACCTGTGATGCTGGAGTGCCTATTCAAATCTGGAACGAAATGGTTCGGCAGGTCGTTGATGATTCTTTTAATGCAATTACTGTTGATGGAGATACCAGCACTAATGATGCATTTCTAGCGTTTTCTTCTGGCCCAAGATTGCAGGCTCAAAACTTTGATTTTTTGAAAACTGGATTAAAGTGTGTAGCAGAATATTTAGCAAAATCTATTGCTAGAGATGGTGAAGGATCGAACTGCCTCATTGAAGTAAAAGTTGAAGGAGCAGATACAGCTTCATCGGCAAAAAAAATAGCTCGAACTATTTGTAGTTCTTCTTTAGTGAAAACGGCTGTCAATGGTGCTGATCCTAATTGGGGCAGAATTGCAGCAGCAGCGGGTAGAGCGGGAGTAGACTTTGATCCAAAAAAAATGTCTATTTGGATTGGCCCATATCAATTAATAAGTCATGGAGTTCCTTTATCTTTTAATAGAGATAAAGTTTCTTCTTATATGAGTGATATGCTAAAAAGCCTGGATAATGAGAGTTCTATAAATATAAAAGTTCTTATTGGTGATGGACCGTTCAAGTCATTAGCTTGGGGATGTGATCTTTCTGAAGAATATATCAAAATTAATTCGGAATATACTACCTAG
- a CDS encoding ABC transporter ATP-binding protein, whose amino-acid sequence MAIASSKTYRLLVSLFQALPKRRRRSLLRLFPLAITSAISDVIVVTLISRIFTLFAGGANSPSIPFGNAIANNQNSKILLLVVIYICMNWVAAFLKLFLRSQQLKTKALIWKDLSSLALKNTLSSPYEFFISQKKSDISTTALVIIERVSNIVVLPLLELSSAIFPIIFISFTVLAITRLASIYIIISMLMCYLFIMIVITPFLRFASSQRINLEKLTNNVFTESMRTIIDVHLTSSENYFEKKYSDSGKKAIPYIWKSQLLPEAPKALLEPFAITLIFSVGLIPILQNDASSKILDILPFLATLALASLKLTPPLQALFRGITSLRSSKPDLEEALKLIQVKKQRLTISSKEVPSPKGMEPKKYIRLNKVNYKYPKSDDLVLKNVSMTIPIGSRIALVGKTGSGKTTTANQLLGLLRPTSGSLQIDGVDVTETEVPAWQACCSYVPQSINLLNSNILENVAYGVNNEEINIDRAWDSLQAAQIADLICQMPEGIYTEIGENGIKLSGGQRQRIAIARAFYRKSKLLILDEATSSLDNNTEAQVMDSIEIIGRRSTIIIIAHRISTVMESDCIYEFENGRIKASGGFDSLRESSTSFREMTNYKQYNESI is encoded by the coding sequence ATGGCTATTGCTAGCAGCAAAACCTACCGACTCTTGGTTAGTCTTTTTCAGGCTCTACCAAAGAGAAGGAGAAGATCTCTCCTTCGTCTATTTCCATTAGCAATTACTTCAGCAATATCAGATGTAATTGTAGTTACGTTAATTAGTAGAATATTCACATTATTTGCAGGAGGTGCAAATAGTCCCTCCATTCCATTTGGTAATGCAATAGCCAATAATCAAAATTCTAAAATATTACTATTAGTTGTTATATATATATGCATGAACTGGGTCGCTGCGTTTCTTAAACTGTTTTTAAGGAGTCAACAGCTTAAGACAAAAGCCCTAATCTGGAAAGATCTTTCATCATTAGCCTTAAAAAATACACTTTCTAGCCCTTATGAATTCTTTATCTCACAAAAAAAGAGTGATATATCTACAACAGCGTTAGTAATCATAGAGAGAGTTTCTAATATTGTTGTATTGCCATTATTAGAATTATCAAGTGCGATTTTCCCAATCATATTTATCAGCTTCACTGTTTTAGCAATTACAAGATTGGCATCTATATATATTATAATAAGCATGTTAATGTGTTATTTGTTTATAATGATTGTTATTACACCTTTCCTTAGATTTGCAAGTTCTCAAAGAATTAACCTTGAAAAGCTAACCAATAATGTTTTCACAGAATCAATGAGAACAATAATAGATGTTCATTTGACTAGTTCAGAGAATTATTTTGAAAAAAAATACAGCGATTCTGGGAAGAAAGCTATACCTTATATATGGAAATCTCAACTTTTACCAGAAGCACCAAAAGCATTATTAGAGCCATTCGCAATAACTTTAATATTTTCAGTTGGCTTAATACCAATCCTACAAAACGATGCATCATCCAAAATACTGGATATCCTTCCATTTCTTGCCACACTAGCTTTAGCATCTTTAAAACTAACTCCTCCTCTTCAAGCTTTATTTAGAGGAATAACATCATTAAGATCGAGCAAACCTGATTTAGAAGAAGCTCTAAAGTTAATTCAAGTTAAGAAGCAGAGATTAACTATTTCATCAAAAGAGGTGCCTTCTCCCAAAGGAATGGAGCCCAAAAAATATATTAGATTAAATAAGGTGAATTATAAATATCCAAAAAGTGATGATCTAGTATTAAAGAATGTCAGCATGACAATACCAATAGGTTCAAGAATAGCATTAGTTGGAAAAACTGGAAGTGGAAAAACAACGACTGCCAATCAACTCCTAGGACTTTTAAGACCAACGTCAGGCTCTCTACAAATTGATGGTGTAGATGTTACGGAAACAGAAGTTCCCGCTTGGCAGGCATGTTGTTCCTATGTGCCACAATCTATTAATCTTTTAAATAGCAATATTTTAGAAAATGTAGCGTATGGAGTAAATAACGAAGAAATTAATATTGATAGAGCATGGGATTCCTTACAAGCCGCACAAATCGCAGACTTAATCTGCCAAATGCCTGAGGGAATCTATACTGAAATTGGTGAAAATGGTATCAAACTATCTGGTGGGCAGAGACAAAGAATTGCAATCGCAAGAGCATTTTATAGAAAATCGAAACTATTAATTCTTGATGAAGCTACAAGCTCTTTAGATAACAATACAGAAGCCCAAGTAATGGATTCTATTGAAATTATAGGTAGAAGAAGCACTATTATTATAATTGCTCATAGAATATCAACTGTTATGGAATCTGATTGCATATATGAATTTGAAAATGGAAGAATTAAAGCCTCAGGTGGATTTGATAGTTTAAGAGAAAGCTCTACTTCATTCAGAGAAATGACTAACTACAAGCAATATAATGAGAGTATATAA
- a CDS encoding THUMP domain-containing class I SAM-dependent RNA methyltransferase — protein MKLVAIISPGLEAEAAKELYELGAAEIQPLPRCVEFQVDLQCFYRIHLRSRLPFRFLREIARFHCNNPESLYTNAQQAFDWIRWLPPSKTFKVDVSGTSFGLTHSHFTALQVKNAIIDLQRSSCGKRSDISVQDPDICIHLHLHNNQAVLSLDSSAHSLHRRGFRPAMGVAPLKENLAAGLLRLTNWDFSMPLVDPLCGSGTFLIEGAALALGLAPGLHQKFLFTNWPDFDTSLWEQEKHLAQVSQLPKQQLPKIIGCEKNSEIANQAKSNIIESGLGLEIKIQNSHFFDLELPNDKGLIVCNPPYGKRSGKEEDLETLYNELGSFCKKKASGWNLWLLNGNPNLSKFLRLKAKRRIPVSNGGIDCRWLHYEIN, from the coding sequence ATGAAACTTGTAGCGATAATTTCTCCAGGCCTTGAAGCTGAGGCAGCAAAAGAATTGTATGAATTGGGTGCAGCAGAAATTCAACCTTTACCACGATGCGTAGAATTTCAAGTTGATTTGCAATGTTTTTATAGGATCCATTTGAGAAGTAGATTACCCTTTCGCTTCTTAAGAGAAATAGCCCGATTTCATTGTAATAATCCAGAATCTTTATATACAAATGCACAGCAAGCTTTTGATTGGATTAGATGGCTTCCTCCATCCAAAACGTTTAAGGTTGATGTCTCAGGAACTAGTTTTGGCTTAACGCATAGTCATTTCACAGCCTTACAAGTAAAAAATGCCATTATTGATTTACAACGAAGTTCTTGTGGAAAAAGATCCGATATAAGCGTTCAGGATCCAGACATATGTATTCATTTACATTTGCACAACAATCAGGCTGTTTTGAGTCTTGATTCATCCGCTCATAGCTTGCATAGAAGAGGTTTTCGTCCAGCGATGGGAGTTGCACCTTTAAAAGAAAACCTTGCTGCTGGCTTATTGCGTCTGACTAATTGGGACTTTTCTATGCCCTTAGTAGATCCATTGTGTGGCTCTGGGACTTTCTTAATCGAGGGAGCTGCACTAGCGCTTGGCTTAGCTCCAGGCTTACATCAAAAGTTTCTTTTTACAAATTGGCCCGATTTTGATACTTCTTTATGGGAGCAGGAAAAGCATTTAGCTCAAGTTAGTCAATTACCTAAGCAACAGTTACCAAAAATTATCGGATGTGAGAAAAATAGTGAAATAGCTAATCAGGCAAAAAGTAATATAATTGAGTCAGGTTTAGGCTTAGAAATAAAGATTCAGAATAGTCATTTTTTTGATCTTGAATTGCCTAATGATAAAGGACTGATTGTTTGTAATCCCCCTTATGGAAAAAGATCTGGAAAAGAAGAAGATTTGGAAACTTTATATAATGAACTTGGCTCTTTTTGTAAAAAGAAAGCTTCTGGATGGAATCTATGGCTACTTAATGGTAATCCAAACTTAAGTAAGTTTCTTAGATTAAAAGCTAAAAGGCGTATACCAGTCAGTAACGGAGGTATAGATTGTCGATGGCTGCATTATGAGATTAATTGA
- a CDS encoding phage holin family protein has protein sequence MTNPNSQKSKGLGAAARVTALASSVMDLHVRIALQEMDREKRRLISGGIFLATGGILMLFALLACEILLYLWMQNQLNLGVEGTLIILSLINITLAGACLRLGGYLAKGPYLPETLEGITKTTKAVLGKS, from the coding sequence ATGACCAACCCTAATTCTCAGAAATCTAAAGGCCTAGGAGCTGCAGCAAGGGTAACGGCACTTGCAAGCTCAGTAATGGACCTTCATGTGCGAATTGCTTTACAAGAAATGGATCGTGAAAAAAGACGCTTAATTAGTGGAGGGATATTTCTTGCGACAGGAGGAATTCTGATGCTATTTGCTTTATTAGCATGTGAAATTTTGCTATATCTTTGGATGCAAAACCAACTCAATTTGGGTGTTGAAGGAACACTTATCATTCTAAGTTTAATTAATATCACCCTTGCAGGTGCTTGTTTAAGACTAGGTGGTTATTTAGCTAAAGGGCCATACTTGCCTGAAACTCTGGAGGGAATAACTAAAACAACTAAAGCTGTTTTAGGAAAATCTTGA